The following proteins are encoded in a genomic region of Triticum dicoccoides isolate Atlit2015 ecotype Zavitan chromosome 1B, WEW_v2.0, whole genome shotgun sequence:
- the LOC119317725 gene encoding uncharacterized protein LOC119317725 isoform X1, producing the protein MHEEEEEDQAVARPPDPRRVGGQQWRVDQIESDPDGGEGTGRRVQAAQAWGIGEMAANRVSLIDLDMAMAAHARGGGERPSGATHVERPECVMCTSKVCFHLAREELEPQRWSTAPWPSSLAGGACAAETAGSVQPSRCCPSTLGRPADSRSSSRMMQKTEAS; encoded by the exons atgcatgaggaggaggaggaggaccaggcGGTGGCGCGCCCGCCGGATCCGAGGCGCGTGGGAGGGCAGCAGTGGCGCGTTGACCAGATCGAGAGCGACCCCGATGGAGGGGAAGGGACCGGTAGGCGCGTGCAGGCTGCACAAGCTTGGGGGATTGGGGAGATGGCGGCCAACCGAGTTTCTTTGATTGATCTGGACATGGCCATGGCAGCGCACGCAAGGGGCGGAGGCGAGCGACCCTCTGGAGCCACGCACGTCGAGAG ACCTGAGTGCGTCATGTGCACCAGCAAGGTGTGCTTCCATTTGGCAAG GGAGGAGCTCGAGCCGCAACGGTGGTCCACGGCGCCATGGCCATCCTCCTTGGCAGGAGGAGCATGCGCCGCAGAGACGGCCGGATCTGTCCAGCCCTCGCGCTGCTGTCCGTCCACCCTAGGGCGACCTGCTGATTCCCGGAGCTCATCACGCATG ATGCAGAAAACGGAAGCCTCATGA
- the LOC119317725 gene encoding uncharacterized protein LOC119317725 isoform X2 has protein sequence MHEEEEEDQAVARPPDPRRVGGQQWRVDQIESDPDGGEGTGRRVQAAQAWGIGEMAANRVSLIDLDMAMAAHARGGGERPSGATHVERPECVMCTSKVCFHLAREELEPQRWSTAPWPSSLAGGACAAETAGSVQPSRCCPSTLGRPADSRSSSRMKTEAS, from the exons atgcatgaggaggaggaggaggaccaggcGGTGGCGCGCCCGCCGGATCCGAGGCGCGTGGGAGGGCAGCAGTGGCGCGTTGACCAGATCGAGAGCGACCCCGATGGAGGGGAAGGGACCGGTAGGCGCGTGCAGGCTGCACAAGCTTGGGGGATTGGGGAGATGGCGGCCAACCGAGTTTCTTTGATTGATCTGGACATGGCCATGGCAGCGCACGCAAGGGGCGGAGGCGAGCGACCCTCTGGAGCCACGCACGTCGAGAG ACCTGAGTGCGTCATGTGCACCAGCAAGGTGTGCTTCCATTTGGCAAG GGAGGAGCTCGAGCCGCAACGGTGGTCCACGGCGCCATGGCCATCCTCCTTGGCAGGAGGAGCATGCGCCGCAGAGACGGCCGGATCTGTCCAGCCCTCGCGCTGCTGTCCGTCCACCCTAGGGCGACCTGCTGATTCCCGGAGCTCATCACGCATG AAAACGGAAGCCTCATGA